Proteins encoded in a region of the Blastococcus sp. Marseille-P5729 genome:
- a CDS encoding alanine--glyoxylate aminotransferase family protein yields MTTSASDIVLERKLFGPGPTNAYPEATAALGLPLLGHLDPRFIEIIDETCDRLRTVWSTENPRTLPLSATGSAGMEAAFVNTVGEGDVAVIAVNGLFGERMCDVAARCGAEVVRVDHEWGTPVDADRVLSAHPSPKVIAAVHAETSTGVRSDIASLGAGKGDALLITDAVTSIGGIELRADDWGVDVGYAGTQKCLGVAPGLAPFTISERAYERRIEKPHSWYLDLGMLGGYVGGAKGARTYHHTAPVAMVASLHAGLGRILAEGLDAVWARHQEAGDLLQAGLQDMGLELFAEEGARLPELTTVKVPDGVDSAQVRSYLLERYSIEIGAGVKEFAATVWRIGLMGPNATPASVTLLLGALKDAIAATK; encoded by the coding sequence ATGACGACCTCTGCATCTGACATCGTCCTCGAGCGCAAGCTGTTCGGACCCGGCCCCACCAACGCCTACCCGGAGGCGACGGCTGCCCTGGGCCTGCCGCTGCTCGGCCATCTCGACCCACGGTTCATCGAGATCATCGACGAGACCTGTGACCGGCTGCGCACGGTCTGGAGTACCGAGAACCCCCGCACCCTCCCGCTGTCGGCGACCGGATCGGCCGGCATGGAGGCCGCGTTCGTCAACACCGTGGGGGAGGGGGACGTCGCGGTGATCGCCGTCAACGGGCTGTTCGGCGAGCGGATGTGCGACGTCGCGGCCCGCTGCGGCGCCGAGGTCGTGCGCGTCGATCACGAGTGGGGCACCCCGGTGGACGCCGACCGGGTGCTGTCGGCGCACCCCTCGCCGAAGGTGATCGCCGCGGTGCACGCCGAGACGTCCACCGGCGTCCGCAGCGACATCGCCTCACTCGGTGCCGGCAAGGGCGACGCGCTGCTGATCACCGACGCCGTCACCTCGATCGGGGGCATCGAGCTGCGCGCCGACGACTGGGGCGTCGATGTCGGGTACGCCGGCACGCAGAAATGCCTCGGCGTAGCGCCAGGCCTCGCGCCGTTCACCATCTCCGAGCGGGCCTACGAGCGGCGCATCGAGAAGCCGCATTCCTGGTATCTCGACCTGGGCATGCTCGGCGGGTACGTCGGAGGGGCGAAGGGCGCCCGCACCTACCATCACACCGCGCCGGTCGCCATGGTCGCCAGCCTGCACGCCGGGCTGGGCCGGATCCTCGCCGAGGGCCTCGACGCGGTGTGGGCGCGACACCAGGAAGCCGGCGACCTGCTGCAGGCCGGCCTCCAGGACATGGGCCTCGAGCTGTTCGCCGAGGAGGGTGCGCGGCTGCCCGAGCTGACTACCGTCAAGGTGCCGGACGGCGTCGACTCGGCCCAGGTCCGCTCCTACCTGCTGGAGCGGTACAGCATCGAGATCGGCGCCGGCGTGAAGGAGTTCGCCGCGACCGTGTGGCGGATCGGCCTCATGGGTCCGAATGCCACCCCGGCCAGCGTCACCCTGCTGCTGGGTGCGCTCAAGGACGCGATCGCCGCGACCAAGTAG
- a CDS encoding DUF937 domain-containing protein, with protein sequence MSDIDQLISQIPLSQVARQLGVDEPTAQEAVNAAIPALLGGLGANAQDPAGEASLMEALGQHRRADDGSPYDVDAQDTADGQKIVHHIFGSNTDQVVNQLAGARGALGSGMLAKLLPLLAPIVLQWLANKWGQRSDGGVSRTPSGGTGQAPAGFPTNPDAQRPAPQREPQQQGGGLGDLLGGLLGGGSGGGLGDLLGGLLGGGRR encoded by the coding sequence GTGAGCGATATCGATCAGCTGATCTCCCAGATCCCCCTGTCGCAGGTTGCGCGACAGCTCGGTGTGGACGAGCCCACCGCCCAGGAGGCCGTGAACGCGGCGATCCCGGCATTGCTCGGCGGGCTCGGCGCCAATGCCCAGGACCCGGCCGGCGAGGCCTCCCTCATGGAGGCGCTCGGCCAGCATCGGCGCGCAGACGACGGTTCTCCGTACGATGTCGACGCCCAAGACACCGCTGACGGTCAGAAGATCGTCCATCACATCTTCGGCTCGAACACCGATCAGGTGGTCAACCAGCTCGCCGGCGCGCGCGGTGCACTCGGTTCGGGCATGCTCGCCAAGCTGTTGCCGCTGCTGGCACCGATCGTGCTGCAGTGGCTGGCGAACAAGTGGGGTCAGCGCTCCGACGGCGGCGTCTCGCGCACCCCGTCCGGGGGTACCGGCCAGGCGCCCGCCGGCTTCCCGACCAACCCGGATGCGCAGCGTCCGGCACCGCAGCGCGAACCGCAGCAGCAGGGAGGCGGCCTCGGCGACTTGCTCGGTGGCCTGCTCGGCGGCGGCTCGGGCGGCGGGCTCGGCGACTTGCTCGGCGGCCTGCTCGGCGGCGGCAGGAGGTAG
- the aspS gene encoding aspartate--tRNA ligase, translating to MIRTHLASSLSAKNAGETVTLAGWVARRRDHGGVIFVDLRDSSGVAQVVFREGEMAQKAHRLRSEFCIAVTGTVEIRPEGNENPNLPSGEIEVYADSLDVLSESAALPFQIDAQGTGEVGEETRLRYRYLDLRRERGGGALRLRSKVNAAARRVLEERDFVEIETPTLTRSTPEGARDFLVPARLSPGAWYALPQSPQLFKQLLMVAGMERYYQIARCYRDEDFRADRQPEFTQLDVEMSFVDQEDVIELAEAILVSLWALIGYDIPTPIPRMTYDEAMRRYGSDKPDLRTDLELVECTDYFTHTPFRVFQAPYVGAVVMPGGASQPRRTLDAWQEWAKQRGAKGLAYVLVGDDGELSGPVAKNLSDDERAGLAAHVGAKPGDCVFFAAGPVRQMRELLGAVRVEVARRCGLIDQSAWSFLWVVDAPMFELASETDDVAVGGGQWTAVHHAFTAPKPEYVDTFDVDPGSALSNAYDIVCNGNEIGGGSIRIHRQDVQERVFQIMGLSQEEAREKFGFLLDAFQYGAPPHGGIAFGWDRIVALLQGSESIRDVIAFPKTGNGYDPLTSAPAPITAQQRKEAGVDAKPKAKEAPAT from the coding sequence GTGATCCGTACCCACCTGGCATCGAGCCTCAGCGCCAAGAACGCCGGGGAGACCGTCACCCTCGCCGGATGGGTCGCCCGCCGGCGCGACCACGGCGGCGTCATCTTCGTCGATCTGCGGGACTCCAGCGGCGTGGCGCAGGTCGTGTTCCGTGAGGGAGAGATGGCCCAGAAGGCGCACCGGCTGCGTTCGGAGTTCTGCATCGCCGTCACCGGCACGGTCGAGATCCGCCCGGAAGGCAACGAGAACCCGAACCTGCCTTCTGGCGAGATCGAGGTGTACGCCGACTCCCTCGACGTGCTCAGCGAGTCGGCTGCCCTGCCGTTCCAGATCGACGCGCAGGGAACCGGCGAGGTCGGCGAGGAGACGCGGCTGCGCTATCGCTATCTCGACCTGCGCCGTGAGCGCGGCGGGGGTGCGCTGCGCCTGCGCAGCAAGGTCAACGCCGCGGCTCGGCGGGTGCTGGAGGAGCGGGACTTCGTCGAGATCGAGACGCCGACTTTGACTCGCTCCACGCCGGAGGGCGCCCGCGACTTCCTCGTGCCCGCGCGGCTCTCGCCCGGCGCCTGGTACGCACTGCCGCAGAGCCCGCAGCTGTTCAAGCAGCTGCTGATGGTCGCGGGCATGGAGCGCTATTACCAGATCGCGCGCTGCTACCGCGACGAGGACTTCCGCGCCGACCGGCAGCCGGAGTTCACCCAGCTTGATGTCGAGATGTCCTTCGTCGACCAGGAGGACGTCATCGAGCTCGCCGAGGCGATCCTCGTCTCCCTGTGGGCGCTCATCGGCTACGACATCCCCACCCCGATTCCGCGGATGACCTACGACGAGGCGATGCGCCGCTACGGCTCGGACAAGCCCGACCTGCGCACCGACCTCGAGCTCGTCGAGTGCACCGACTACTTCACGCACACGCCCTTCCGCGTGTTCCAGGCGCCGTACGTCGGCGCGGTCGTCATGCCCGGGGGAGCCTCCCAGCCGCGCCGCACGCTCGATGCCTGGCAGGAATGGGCCAAGCAGCGCGGCGCGAAGGGCCTGGCCTACGTCCTCGTCGGCGACGACGGCGAGCTGTCCGGTCCGGTCGCCAAGAACCTCTCGGACGACGAGCGTGCCGGGTTGGCCGCGCACGTGGGTGCCAAGCCGGGGGACTGCGTGTTCTTCGCCGCCGGACCGGTTCGCCAGATGCGTGAGCTGCTGGGCGCCGTCCGCGTCGAGGTGGCCCGCCGCTGCGGCCTGATCGACCAGAGCGCATGGTCGTTCCTGTGGGTGGTCGACGCGCCCATGTTCGAGCTCGCATCCGAGACCGACGATGTCGCCGTCGGCGGCGGGCAGTGGACCGCCGTCCACCACGCCTTCACCGCTCCTAAGCCCGAGTACGTCGACACCTTCGACGTCGATCCCGGCAGCGCACTGTCGAACGCCTATGACATCGTCTGCAACGGCAACGAGATCGGCGGCGGGTCGATCCGTATCCACCGCCAGGACGTGCAGGAGCGGGTCTTTCAGATCATGGGCCTGTCGCAGGAGGAGGCGCGCGAGAAGTTCGGCTTCCTGCTCGATGCCTTCCAGTACGGCGCCCCGCCGCACGGTGGCATCGCCTTTGGCTGGGACCGCATCGTGGCTCTGCTGCAGGGCAGCGAGTCAATTCGCGACGTCATCGCCTTCCCGAAGACCGGGAACGGCTACGACCCGCTGACCTCCGCCCCGGCCCCGATCACCGCCCAGCAGCGCAAGGAGGCCGGCGTCGACGCCAAGCCGAAGGCGAAGGAAGCGCCGGCCACCTAG
- the hisS gene encoding histidine--tRNA ligase: MSRITRLTGFPEWLPRERLIEQRFLDVLRETFELHGFSGIETRAVEPVDFLLRKGEIDKEVYGVRRIHADSSEKDAMALHYDMTVPFSRYVLENAGKLEFPFKRYQMQKAWRGERPQFGRFREFIQADADIVDRGELAGHFDAEIVSLIVDIFTRLDFGRATVRVSTRKIPEGFYRGLGIDDPAAVLRAVDKLDKIGPEKVRGILPEAVTDEQAEKILALAGIRTSDSGFAAQAAALGVHHELLDEGVRELAELMDAVAPSAGGEVVADLSIARGLDYYTGTVFETNLVGFEELGSVCSGGRYEKLASDGKATYPGVGLSVGVSRIMAVLVRDDIVTASRGVPTCVLVAVTDDAQRAESNEIARALRTRGIATEVSPSAARFGKQIKYADRRGIPFVWFTGSDGTHQIKDIRSGEQVDADPQTWTPSEDDRTPRLIRKESSQ, from the coding sequence ATGTCCCGCATCACCCGGCTCACCGGGTTTCCCGAGTGGCTGCCGCGCGAGCGCCTCATCGAGCAGCGCTTCCTCGACGTCCTCCGCGAGACCTTCGAGCTGCACGGCTTCTCCGGCATCGAGACCCGCGCCGTCGAGCCCGTCGACTTCCTGCTGCGCAAGGGGGAGATCGACAAGGAGGTCTACGGCGTACGCCGGATCCACGCCGACTCGTCCGAGAAGGATGCGATGGCGCTGCACTACGACATGACGGTGCCGTTCTCGCGGTACGTGCTGGAGAACGCCGGCAAGCTCGAGTTCCCATTCAAGCGCTACCAGATGCAGAAGGCCTGGCGTGGTGAGCGGCCCCAGTTCGGACGGTTCCGGGAGTTCATCCAGGCGGACGCCGACATCGTTGACCGAGGTGAGCTGGCCGGCCACTTCGACGCCGAGATCGTCTCGCTGATCGTCGACATCTTCACTCGCCTGGACTTCGGACGGGCGACCGTGCGGGTCAGCACCCGCAAGATCCCCGAGGGCTTCTACCGCGGGCTCGGCATCGACGACCCCGCCGCGGTCCTGCGCGCGGTCGACAAGCTCGACAAGATCGGCCCGGAGAAGGTCCGCGGCATCCTGCCCGAGGCCGTCACCGACGAGCAGGCCGAGAAGATCCTGGCGCTCGCGGGCATCCGCACCTCGGACTCGGGCTTTGCCGCCCAGGCTGCCGCGCTCGGCGTCCATCACGAGCTGCTGGATGAAGGGGTGCGTGAGCTCGCCGAGCTGATGGATGCCGTCGCGCCGTCCGCGGGCGGCGAGGTCGTGGCGGACCTGTCGATCGCCCGCGGCCTGGACTACTACACCGGCACCGTTTTCGAGACCAATCTGGTGGGCTTCGAGGAGCTCGGCTCGGTCTGCTCCGGTGGGCGCTACGAGAAGCTCGCCAGTGACGGCAAGGCCACCTACCCGGGTGTCGGCTTGTCCGTCGGCGTATCGCGCATCATGGCTGTGCTGGTTCGCGACGACATCGTCACCGCGTCCCGCGGCGTGCCGACCTGCGTCCTGGTCGCGGTCACCGACGACGCGCAGCGCGCCGAGAGCAACGAGATCGCGCGTGCCCTGCGCACCCGGGGGATCGCCACCGAGGTCTCGCCGTCCGCGGCACGCTTCGGCAAGCAGATCAAGTACGCCGACCGCCGCGGCATCCCGTTCGTCTGGTTCACCGGCAGTGACGGGACCCACCAGATCAAGGACATCCGCAGCGGCGAGCAGGTCGACGCCGACCCGCAGACCTGGACACCGAGCGAGGACGATCGCACGCCTCGCCTCATTCGCAAGGAGAGCAGTCAGTGA
- a CDS encoding MBL fold metallo-hydrolase, translated as MLVTGFPAGVFATNCYVLASEPGAECIVVDPGMDAMPTLTQVIEQHKLKPVAIALTHGHLDHTWSVTPLVDGYDIPAYLHGDDVDMVRDPLGWHSSGIVQLVGGDPSKVPAFDEVKVLQDGEQISIVGVELTARHTPGHTQGSVIFTFEHPGAPVMLSGDTLFQQGIGRTDLPGGSYEAIMRSIDEVCLSYDDGTVVLPGHGGQTTIGAERRSNPFILEYQRSKRS; from the coding sequence GTGCTAGTGACTGGATTCCCCGCCGGCGTGTTCGCGACCAACTGCTACGTCTTGGCCAGCGAACCGGGCGCCGAGTGCATCGTCGTCGACCCCGGCATGGACGCGATGCCCACCCTGACGCAGGTGATCGAGCAGCACAAGCTCAAGCCGGTCGCGATCGCGCTCACCCACGGCCACCTCGACCACACGTGGTCGGTGACGCCGCTGGTGGACGGCTACGACATCCCGGCATACCTGCACGGCGACGACGTCGACATGGTGCGCGACCCGCTCGGCTGGCACAGCAGCGGAATCGTGCAGCTGGTCGGTGGCGACCCCTCCAAGGTCCCGGCCTTCGATGAGGTCAAGGTGCTCCAGGACGGCGAGCAGATCAGCATCGTGGGCGTCGAGCTCACCGCGCGGCACACGCCCGGCCACACCCAGGGGTCGGTGATCTTCACCTTCGAGCACCCCGGGGCGCCGGTGATGCTCTCCGGCGACACCCTGTTCCAGCAGGGGATCGGGCGCACCGATTTGCCCGGCGGCTCGTACGAGGCGATCATGCGCTCCATCGACGAGGTGTGCCTGAGCTATGACGATGGCACCGTCGTGCTGCCCGGCCACGGTGGCCAGACCACGATCGGCGCCGAGCGGCGCAGCAACCCCTTCATCTTGGAATACCAGCGCAGCAAGCGCTCCTGA
- a CDS encoding peptidylprolyl isomerase, whose amino-acid sequence MPSDEDLEETGTVDLAVATNRGELTIELDRSKAPCAVNSFVFLTEAHFFDNTICHRLTSGSFGVLQCGDPTGSGMGGPGYRFNEETPTAADPYPEGTVAMANSGQPGTTGSQFFICYTSCSVLPPSYSAVGTVTEGLEVVKTIAAEGTDNGSQDGAPMNEVRIETLSLAA is encoded by the coding sequence ATGCCCTCGGACGAGGACCTCGAGGAGACCGGCACCGTCGATCTGGCCGTGGCCACCAACCGGGGCGAGCTCACGATCGAGCTGGACCGTTCCAAGGCACCGTGTGCCGTCAACAGTTTCGTGTTCCTGACCGAGGCGCACTTCTTCGACAACACCATCTGTCACCGGCTGACCAGCGGCTCGTTCGGCGTCCTGCAGTGCGGCGACCCCACCGGCAGCGGCATGGGCGGTCCGGGGTACCGCTTCAACGAGGAGACCCCGACCGCCGCCGATCCCTACCCGGAGGGCACCGTCGCGATGGCCAACAGCGGCCAACCCGGCACCACCGGTTCGCAGTTCTTCATCTGCTACACCTCCTGCAGCGTGCTACCGCCGAGCTACTCCGCGGTCGGCACGGTCACCGAAGGCCTGGAAGTCGTGAAGACGATCGCCGCCGAGGGCACGGACAACGGCAGCCAGGACGGCGCGCCGATGAACGAGGTCCGGATCGAGACCCTCTCGCTCGCGGCTTGA
- a CDS encoding bifunctional (p)ppGpp synthetase/guanosine-3',5'-bis(diphosphate) 3'-pyrophosphohydrolase: MSETVARSTTSADLQSTRRRRVRNRLVRAFAPNPRGYGVRTELEPVVRSHRTHHPDAGLQVLQRAYDTAELHHREQTRRSGDPYITHPLAVAVILADLGMDTTTLVAALLHDTVEDTEYTLEQLISDFGHEVAHLVDGVTKLDKVQYGDAAQAETIRKMLLAMAKDPRVLVIKLGDRLHNMRTLRHLPPAKQAKKARETLEVLAPLAHRLGMNTVKWELEDLAFATLHSKRYDEIARLVAERTPSRDTFLEGFMKEVEHKLKESGIKATLTGRPKHYYSIYQKMVVRGREFDDIYDLVGVRVMLDSVHDCYAALGLLHSTWTPMPGRFKDYIATPKVNHYQSLHTTLVGPRGRAVELQIRTHEMHRLAEYGIAAHWRYKDTGGVGGKADMQWVRQMLEWQSETKESGDFIDTLKGDLSSGEVFAFTPKGAVIHLTGGATPVDFAYAVHTEVGHRCVGARVNGSLVPLDSTLENGDIVEILTSKSDAAGPSRDWLQFVAAPRTRTKIRHWFARERREDAIENGREALTKAMRKAGVPLKRAFGGTAIEEVATKLSYDSPNALYAAIGENHVSATSVTAKIVAALSKQAQESAAAQEESDNLPVTKRSRREASNTGITVKGHGDIWVKLARCCTPVPGDAILGFVTRGGAVSVHRVDCSNTAALRSEPERLIEVEWDTGAQAVFLVAIQVEALDRQGLLSDMTRVISDEKVNILSANMQIGKDRIATSRFTFELADAKHLVNVLRNIRSVNGVYDAYRVTE, from the coding sequence ATGAGTGAGACCGTGGCGCGCTCCACCACGAGCGCCGACCTGCAGTCGACCAGGCGACGGCGGGTACGCAACCGCCTGGTCCGGGCGTTCGCGCCGAACCCGCGCGGGTACGGCGTGCGCACCGAGCTCGAGCCGGTGGTGCGCTCGCACCGCACCCACCACCCCGATGCCGGCCTGCAGGTGCTGCAGCGCGCGTACGACACCGCGGAGCTCCATCACCGCGAGCAGACCCGCCGCTCGGGCGATCCCTACATCACCCACCCGCTGGCGGTCGCGGTGATCCTCGCCGACCTCGGTATGGACACCACCACGTTGGTGGCCGCCCTGCTGCACGACACCGTCGAGGACACCGAGTACACGCTCGAGCAGCTCATCTCGGACTTCGGTCACGAGGTTGCCCACCTGGTCGACGGCGTCACCAAGCTCGACAAGGTCCAGTATGGCGACGCGGCCCAGGCCGAGACCATCCGCAAGATGCTGCTGGCGATGGCCAAGGACCCCCGCGTGCTCGTCATCAAGCTCGGCGACCGGCTGCACAACATGCGTACCCTGCGCCACCTCCCGCCGGCCAAGCAGGCCAAGAAGGCCCGCGAGACCTTAGAGGTGCTCGCCCCGCTTGCGCACCGGCTGGGCATGAACACCGTCAAGTGGGAGCTCGAGGACCTCGCCTTCGCGACGCTGCACTCCAAGCGCTACGACGAGATCGCCCGCCTGGTCGCCGAGCGGACACCGTCCCGCGACACCTTCCTCGAGGGGTTCATGAAGGAGGTCGAGCACAAGCTCAAGGAGTCCGGCATCAAGGCGACCCTCACCGGCCGGCCCAAGCACTACTACTCGATCTACCAGAAGATGGTGGTGCGGGGGCGGGAGTTCGACGACATCTACGACCTCGTCGGCGTCCGCGTCATGCTCGACTCGGTCCACGACTGCTACGCCGCGCTGGGCCTGCTGCACTCGACGTGGACGCCGATGCCGGGCCGGTTCAAGGACTACATCGCCACCCCGAAGGTCAACCACTACCAGTCCCTGCACACCACCCTCGTCGGCCCCCGGGGCCGGGCGGTCGAGCTGCAGATCCGCACCCACGAGATGCACCGCCTGGCCGAGTACGGCATCGCCGCGCACTGGCGTTATAAGGACACCGGCGGTGTCGGGGGCAAGGCCGACATGCAGTGGGTCCGCCAGATGCTCGAGTGGCAGAGCGAGACCAAGGAGTCCGGCGACTTCATCGACACCCTCAAGGGTGATCTGAGCTCCGGGGAGGTCTTCGCCTTCACGCCCAAGGGCGCCGTCATCCACCTCACCGGCGGCGCAACGCCCGTCGACTTCGCGTACGCCGTCCACACCGAGGTCGGCCATCGGTGCGTCGGCGCACGGGTGAACGGCTCATTGGTGCCGCTGGACTCCACCCTCGAGAACGGCGACATCGTCGAGATCCTCACCTCGAAGTCGGACGCGGCCGGGCCGTCCCGCGACTGGCTGCAGTTCGTCGCCGCGCCGCGGACCCGCACCAAGATCCGCCACTGGTTCGCCCGTGAACGGCGCGAGGACGCCATCGAGAACGGCCGCGAGGCGCTGACGAAGGCGATGCGCAAGGCCGGCGTCCCGCTCAAGCGGGCCTTCGGTGGCACGGCGATCGAAGAGGTCGCCACGAAGCTGTCCTACGACAGCCCCAACGCGTTGTACGCCGCCATCGGCGAGAACCACGTGTCCGCCACGAGCGTGACCGCCAAGATCGTCGCCGCGTTGTCGAAGCAGGCGCAGGAGAGCGCCGCCGCTCAGGAGGAGAGCGACAATCTCCCGGTCACCAAGCGTTCGCGCCGCGAGGCCAGCAACACCGGCATCACGGTCAAGGGCCATGGCGACATCTGGGTCAAGCTGGCCCGCTGCTGCACCCCGGTCCCTGGGGACGCCATCCTCGGGTTCGTGACCCGCGGCGGCGCGGTGAGCGTGCACCGGGTGGACTGCAGCAACACCGCGGCGCTGAGAAGCGAACCCGAGCGGCTGATCGAGGTCGAGTGGGACACCGGGGCCCAGGCGGTCTTCCTGGTCGCCATCCAGGTCGAGGCGCTCGACCGGCAGGGACTGCTCTCGGACATGACGCGGGTGATCTCCGATGAGAAGGTCAACATCCTGTCGGCGAACATGCAGATCGGCAAGGACCGGATCGCCACCAGCCGGTTCACCTTCGAGCTGGCCGACGCCAAGCACCTGGTGAACGTGCTGCGCAACATCCGCAGCGTCAACGGCGTCTATGACGCCTACCGCGTCACGGAGTAG
- a CDS encoding adenine phosphoribosyltransferase — MTQLSTTRALELEELVRTHCHETPDFPVPGVLFRDFTKLFATGPAFTKVVDLMCEVIEEEGGVETVAGIEARGFLLCAAVGYRLGAGVLPIRKAGKLPSPTVTQTYSLEYGEATIEVRAGSVRPGQRVLLIDDVLATGGTMVAAASLLRGLGAQIVDSWVLFEIEALGGAKILRDNDVPFKAAWTA, encoded by the coding sequence ATGACGCAGCTGAGCACCACCCGCGCGCTGGAGCTCGAGGAGCTCGTGCGCACCCACTGCCACGAGACGCCGGACTTTCCCGTCCCGGGAGTGCTCTTCCGGGACTTCACCAAGCTGTTCGCCACCGGCCCGGCCTTCACCAAGGTCGTCGACCTCATGTGTGAGGTGATCGAGGAGGAAGGCGGGGTCGAGACCGTCGCCGGCATCGAGGCCCGCGGCTTCCTGCTGTGCGCCGCGGTCGGCTACCGGCTCGGCGCCGGAGTGCTGCCGATCCGCAAGGCCGGCAAGCTGCCCTCGCCGACGGTCACCCAGACCTACTCCCTCGAGTACGGCGAGGCGACGATCGAGGTCCGCGCGGGCTCGGTGCGGCCCGGGCAGCGAGTACTGCTGATCGACGACGTCCTGGCCACCGGTGGGACCATGGTCGCGGCGGCGTCGTTGCTGCGCGGGCTCGGTGCGCAGATCGTCGACTCCTGGGTGCTGTTCGAGATCGAGGCCCTTGGCGGGGCGAAGATCCTCCGCGACAACGACGTGCCGTTCAAGGCGGCGTGGACGGCCTGA
- the secF gene encoding protein translocase subunit SecF, translated as MSKRSTAIADDAAADRQDLVNKAPKKGIGSFGHRLYTGEAGFDFIGIRKVIYGVAIALVVGTLALIGIKGLNFGIDFAGGNTFEVPASAAAQDQATQVVQDGLDAANAELPDDEEPALIATTQVVGTGEATSILVKTGAVSPETANAIAADLAASFRGEIENRLNAAGTEITDDTVRAQVSVQSIDATWGDDVSRKAIIALVVFLVVVSVFLRFRYRWELVIGAMAALLHDLVVTAGIYALIGFEVTPATVIGMLTILGFSLYDTVVVFDKVDENTRPLLAGSRMTFSEATNLGINQTLMRSISTTVISLLPVAALLVVGAGILGVGTLKDLALVLLIGMAAGIYSSIFLAAPIAADLTERRPEFVELTNKVKARRARGTTKTPGNPSRKTSAKAKARARAAAKSSPDSARATNAASDTLTDAGASPVDDDAERAVVRRAGTAPRPGAKPQRDRKKRR; from the coding sequence GTGAGCAAGCGCAGCACCGCGATCGCCGACGACGCGGCGGCAGACCGCCAGGACCTCGTGAACAAGGCGCCCAAGAAGGGCATCGGCAGCTTCGGCCACCGGCTCTACACGGGCGAGGCCGGATTCGACTTCATCGGGATCCGCAAGGTCATCTACGGGGTCGCCATCGCCTTGGTGGTCGGCACCCTCGCCCTGATCGGGATCAAGGGCCTGAACTTCGGCATCGACTTCGCCGGTGGAAACACCTTCGAGGTGCCCGCGTCGGCGGCCGCCCAGGACCAGGCCACCCAGGTCGTCCAGGACGGGCTGGACGCCGCCAACGCCGAGCTGCCCGACGACGAGGAACCCGCGCTGATCGCCACCACGCAGGTGGTCGGCACCGGCGAGGCAACCTCGATCCTGGTCAAGACCGGCGCGGTGTCGCCGGAGACCGCCAACGCGATCGCCGCGGATCTTGCCGCCAGCTTCCGCGGCGAGATCGAGAACCGGCTCAACGCAGCCGGCACCGAGATCACCGACGACACCGTGCGTGCCCAGGTCAGCGTCCAGTCGATCGACGCCACCTGGGGTGACGACGTCTCGCGCAAGGCGATCATCGCCCTGGTCGTCTTCCTCGTCGTCGTCTCGGTGTTCCTGCGCTTCCGCTACCGGTGGGAGCTGGTCATCGGCGCCATGGCCGCGCTGCTGCACGACCTCGTGGTCACCGCCGGCATTTATGCGCTCATCGGCTTCGAGGTGACACCGGCCACCGTGATCGGCATGCTGACCATCCTCGGGTTCTCGCTGTACGACACCGTGGTGGTCTTCGACAAGGTCGATGAGAACACCCGGCCACTGCTCGCAGGGAGCCGGATGACCTTCTCCGAGGCGACGAACCTCGGCATCAACCAGACTCTGATGCGCTCGATCAGCACCACCGTCATCTCGCTGCTGCCGGTCGCAGCCCTGCTGGTCGTCGGCGCCGGCATTCTCGGAGTCGGCACACTGAAGGACCTCGCCCTGGTGCTGCTGATCGGCATGGCCGCGGGCATCTACTCCTCGATCTTCCTGGCCGCGCCGATCGCTGCCGACCTGACCGAGCGCCGTCCGGAGTTCGTCGAGCTGACCAACAAGGTCAAGGCGCGACGGGCTCGCGGGACCACCAAGACCCCCGGCAACCCGTCCCGCAAGACCTCGGCCAAGGCCAAGGCGAGAGCCCGGGCGGCCGCGAAGTCCAGCCCGGATTCCGCCCGCGCCACCAACGCTGCGTCCGATACGCTCACCGACGCCGGCGCGTCTCCCGTCGACGACGATGCGGAACGGGCCGTCGTACGCCGAGCAGGCACCGCACCCCGGCCCGGCGCCAAGCCGCAGCGAGATCGGAAGAAACGACGATGA